The Kozakia baliensis genome includes a region encoding these proteins:
- a CDS encoding SctD/MshK family protein yields MAHFSLRILSGIHAGAFSLVDKSPILVGSDASADISLLDDGVEPHHVRIEQVNPNRLSITALADGVELNDTILAREETREITLPAVMQLGVVSLSLEPDQIVSNLDEALEEQGQSGKNFPVLDYFKALNTTVLLVGIIGVFLIGILVDVLWRPSAITKPEHAQTSELSASVTKNVTKPDADVPLSDDKLGKIVVAALNQAHFSSLKVMVGTGVVTVEGIIPQEQMARFRNVEQWFDATYGARYVWLPNITQKSQTVPLNLPIQAVWDGDNPNIVMHGQRYRIGSELVTGMSLLDITKHGVIVSQGSQTVTIRY; encoded by the coding sequence ATGGCACATTTTTCGCTGCGCATCTTAAGTGGGATCCACGCTGGCGCGTTTTCCTTAGTTGATAAATCGCCAATTCTTGTTGGAAGCGATGCAAGCGCAGACATCTCCTTACTCGATGATGGCGTCGAGCCGCATCACGTTCGGATCGAACAAGTAAATCCTAATAGATTGAGTATCACAGCGCTGGCGGATGGCGTTGAACTTAATGATACTATATTGGCAAGAGAAGAAACGCGCGAAATAACCCTTCCTGCTGTAATGCAACTCGGGGTCGTTTCGCTTTCTTTGGAGCCAGATCAGATTGTCTCCAATCTTGATGAGGCGCTTGAGGAACAAGGTCAGAGCGGAAAAAATTTTCCGGTCCTCGATTATTTCAAGGCGCTTAATACAACAGTACTTTTAGTCGGAATTATCGGTGTTTTTCTGATCGGCATTTTGGTCGATGTGCTGTGGCGACCAAGTGCCATAACAAAACCGGAGCACGCTCAGACGTCGGAATTGTCAGCTTCTGTTACAAAGAATGTAACAAAGCCGGATGCAGATGTACCTCTTAGTGATGATAAGTTGGGAAAAATTGTCGTCGCGGCGCTTAATCAAGCTCATTTTTCATCATTAAAAGTGATGGTCGGAACTGGCGTTGTTACGGTCGAGGGGATTATTCCTCAAGAACAGATGGCCAGATTTCGCAATGTTGAACAATGGTTCGACGCAACATATGGCGCACGTTACGTATGGCTACCTAATATTACTCAAAAATCACAAACTGTGCCATTAAATCTTCCCATTCAGGCGGTATGGGATGGTGATAACCCGAACATTGTCATGCACGGGCAACGTTATCGCATTGGGTCCGAACTTGTCACAGGAATGTCTCTTTTAGACATTACGAAACATGGAGTAATAGTTTCACAAGGTTCACAAACGGTTACCATTCGATACTGA
- the sctY gene encoding type III secretion apparatus assembly chaperone SctY, translated as MDSDQRDLLLSLAYFYICCGRDWRALPLLLLVIAQSPDDCECLRMLAHVYIMVDRGELALVVLDRMRQLSPTIIAGDALLRARALQRLGRHEEARHVFDQYIQAMAA; from the coding sequence ATGGATAGCGATCAGCGCGATCTTCTTCTTTCCTTGGCCTATTTCTATATTTGTTGCGGGCGTGACTGGCGTGCACTGCCGTTGCTTCTGCTCGTCATTGCTCAAAGCCCTGACGATTGCGAATGTCTGCGTATGCTCGCCCATGTTTATATCATGGTTGATCGCGGTGAACTTGCGCTTGTCGTCCTCGACCGGATGAGACAGTTGAGCCCAACGATAATCGCTGGCGATGCGTTACTGCGCGCACGAGCCTTGCAGCGGCTTGGGCGCCATGAAGAAGCCCGGCATGTGTTCGACCAGTATATACAGGCCATGGCTGCATGA
- the sctV gene encoding type III secretion system export apparatus subunit SctV — translation MKNLSVFFRAVSQRQDLALVMVLMLTIGMLILPLPAVLADILIGCNLSISVLLLMVAVYLRSPLDLTALPGMILVSTVFRLALEVTVTRLILTTADAGTIVETFGEFVIGGNIVVGLVVFAIVTTVQFIVVTKGTERVAEVGARFTLDAMPGKQMSIDSDLRSGDIDQAEARRRRQELASESALHGAMDGALKFVKGDAIAGLIIIVVNLVGGIAIGTAQRGMPVGQAMHTYTLLTVGDALISQIPALLLSITAAIVVTRVGGHGTDLGRDMAGQLMANRGALRIASVLLLIMALIPGFPKPVFLGLAALFFCGSRPNWKYLRNLILRRDTNEVTEADNTNAPPGMARGNSTSQSGEIFTSLLSVTITPLLDQALDRGRLERLLSLAVAEVESDLGIRCPRPHIRVGGNVGAPRFSIDLEDVPIEEHTLRLNHLVLQDDPMHLDLAGIDGEAGLPLLGREPTIWVATTAEGRLKTAGIGYSDNAAAIAFRFRLAMRRHAGRFIGLQEARQIVQRAEGEYGDLVREATRIVPTQRLAEILRRLVEEEVSLRNIRMILETLVEWGEKETRAPMLVEHVRQALSRQICHRYANQQKTILAFVVAQDTEQTLRQAVRETPAGAFLALDPDMSQQLLGAIKERFTNAPGVNSGGNRETQPIIVCSLDTRRFVRGFLTRNSLDYAVLSYQDLAEEFPVHPIGTISLGISANVQAAAQKH, via the coding sequence ATGAAAAACTTAAGCGTGTTTTTCAGGGCAGTGAGCCAACGGCAGGATTTGGCCCTGGTTATGGTGCTGATGCTGACAATCGGCATGTTGATCCTGCCGTTGCCCGCGGTGCTGGCGGATATTCTGATCGGATGTAATCTCAGCATTTCGGTTTTGCTGTTGATGGTGGCCGTCTACCTACGTTCTCCGCTCGATCTGACAGCGTTGCCGGGGATGATTCTGGTTTCGACCGTCTTTCGTTTGGCGCTTGAAGTTACCGTAACCCGCTTGATCCTGACGACGGCCGATGCGGGCACGATCGTGGAAACGTTCGGAGAGTTCGTGATCGGCGGCAATATCGTCGTCGGTCTGGTTGTATTCGCGATTGTGACGACGGTGCAGTTTATCGTCGTGACCAAAGGCACCGAACGTGTGGCGGAAGTCGGCGCGCGCTTCACGCTTGATGCGATGCCCGGCAAGCAAATGAGCATCGACAGCGATCTGCGCTCGGGTGATATCGACCAGGCAGAGGCGCGTCGCAGACGGCAAGAATTGGCCAGCGAGAGTGCTTTACATGGCGCCATGGATGGCGCGTTGAAATTCGTCAAAGGAGACGCCATTGCCGGGTTGATCATCATCGTGGTCAATCTGGTCGGCGGTATTGCGATTGGCACGGCCCAGCGCGGAATGCCTGTCGGCCAAGCGATGCACACTTACACATTGCTGACGGTCGGCGACGCATTGATTTCGCAGATTCCAGCATTGCTGCTTTCCATTACCGCTGCGATCGTCGTGACGCGTGTCGGTGGGCATGGGACGGACTTGGGGCGCGATATGGCCGGGCAGTTGATGGCCAATCGAGGCGCGTTGCGTATCGCTTCGGTTCTGCTGCTGATCATGGCGCTCATTCCTGGTTTTCCGAAGCCGGTTTTCCTGGGGCTTGCGGCACTGTTCTTCTGCGGTAGCCGTCCGAACTGGAAATATCTCCGCAATCTCATCCTCCGCCGCGATACGAACGAGGTTACCGAGGCCGATAATACGAATGCACCGCCAGGCATGGCGCGAGGCAACTCAACGTCCCAATCTGGCGAGATATTTACGTCTTTGCTGTCGGTGACGATAACGCCTTTATTGGATCAGGCATTGGATCGTGGCCGCCTCGAACGTTTGTTGTCGCTTGCCGTCGCGGAAGTCGAGAGTGACCTCGGCATACGCTGTCCACGCCCTCACATCCGCGTTGGCGGCAACGTAGGAGCACCACGTTTTTCAATCGATTTGGAAGATGTGCCGATTGAAGAACATACGCTGCGGCTCAACCATCTGGTCCTGCAAGACGATCCGATGCATCTCGATCTGGCCGGGATCGATGGCGAGGCTGGCCTGCCTTTATTGGGGCGAGAACCAACGATTTGGGTTGCGACCACAGCCGAGGGGCGGCTTAAGACGGCTGGTATCGGTTATTCGGATAACGCCGCCGCAATTGCTTTTCGCTTCCGATTGGCGATGCGCCGTCATGCCGGTCGGTTCATCGGTTTGCAGGAAGCGCGTCAAATCGTGCAGCGCGCCGAAGGCGAATATGGCGATTTGGTTCGCGAGGCGACGCGTATCGTGCCGACACAACGTTTGGCGGAAATTCTGCGGCGCTTGGTCGAAGAGGAAGTGTCCCTCCGGAACATCCGCATGATATTGGAAACCTTGGTGGAGTGGGGTGAAAAAGAAACCCGTGCTCCCATGCTCGTCGAGCATGTGCGGCAGGCATTGTCACGCCAGATTTGTCATCGTTACGCCAATCAGCAGAAAACTATTCTCGCCTTTGTCGTAGCGCAGGATACGGAACAAACGCTGCGTCAAGCCGTGCGTGAAACTCCGGCGGGAGCATTTCTGGCGCTTGACCCCGATATGTCCCAACAATTGTTGGGGGCGATCAAAGAACGTTTCACAAATGCTCCGGGTGTAAATAGTGGAGGTAACAGAGAAACCCAGCCGATTATTGTTTGCTCACTCGATACGCGCAGGTTCGTGCGAGGATTTTTAACACGTAATAGCCTCGATTATGCCGTTTTGTCCTATCAGGATTTAGCAGAAGAGTTTCCGGTCCATCCGATCGGCACGATTAGTCTGGGTATTTCAGCCAACGTCCAAGCAGCAGCGCAAAAACACTGA
- a CDS encoding winged helix-turn-helix domain-containing protein encodes MRLIIMLQNTEFATTLKERLQTAGFGADIFANLAEATEAMVANNYDLILLGEQLDDGETKTWWRHRNRNRRITSDAFVILMTDHEEERIAALEAGADDSIGYDIDPRELIARVRAVLRRPRELMIEQHEFSDITLCTCTREVHVAGCPLSLQKRETAILESLIRRRGRVVPRAGLEHDVYGAQAEYCPNSLEVRVSRIRRQLAQAGSAVTIETVRGVGYRLAVRIAEGCVDSELRQAATLKARRMANNFVHSGAMSARERATFSG; translated from the coding sequence ATGAGACTCATAATCATGCTACAAAATACGGAATTTGCTACGACACTGAAGGAGCGCCTGCAAACGGCCGGTTTCGGTGCGGATATTTTTGCAAATCTGGCTGAGGCGACCGAAGCGATGGTCGCGAATAATTATGATCTTATCTTATTGGGCGAGCAGCTTGATGATGGTGAAACCAAAACATGGTGGCGTCACCGGAATCGCAATCGTCGCATAACAAGCGATGCTTTCGTCATCCTGATGACGGATCATGAGGAAGAGCGTATTGCAGCGCTTGAAGCTGGTGCTGACGATAGTATCGGCTACGATATCGATCCGCGTGAACTTATCGCCCGCGTGCGTGCCGTTTTGCGCAGACCGCGCGAGTTGATGATTGAGCAGCATGAATTCAGCGATATCACGCTATGCACGTGCACACGCGAAGTGCATGTGGCGGGATGCCCTCTTTCTCTGCAAAAACGAGAGACCGCCATTTTGGAATCCCTCATACGCCGCCGTGGCCGTGTGGTACCGCGCGCCGGGCTGGAACATGATGTTTATGGTGCGCAAGCGGAATATTGCCCGAACTCGCTCGAAGTCAGAGTGAGCCGTATTCGCCGTCAGTTGGCTCAGGCTGGTTCGGCCGTTACGATTGAAACCGTTCGGGGAGTGGGGTATCGCCTTGCAGTCCGTATAGCGGAAGGTTGTGTCGATTCCGAACTTAGGCAGGCGGCGACGCTAAAAGCGCGCCGTATGGCCAATAATTTCGTGCATTCGGGCGCCATGTCGGCACGGGAAAGAGCGACCTTCAGCGGCTGA
- a CDS encoding type II and III secretion system protein family protein encodes MQFQSVPRAVSNKKKWLVVTVCCGVATVVSSPVNAQSAGSAVMGVDDAHVGRGTNLSVGGGRLLRLPRPASNVMVADPSIMDVQYTDHDNLFIFGKKPGHTTFIVIDQNGRTMISSEVTVSFNMDAMHSAIAAEGGQGISVQVSPQGVVLSGSVPNARAAAHLEQLAQQYAGGSTKVLNRLTIAEPVQVNLQVRVAEVQRQVSQDLGFNWSTVFSNIGSFAIGAATGGLSGAPTAISDGVSAYNALSGSYTSHHGSVTGTLDAMASEGLATMLAEPNLTTMSGESAKFLSGGQFPVPVPQGYGNVGITYKNYGVSVSFTPTVLADGTISMHVAPEVSSVSTQPSDGAYSFPGGSGGVVPAIRSNRADTTIQLASGQSFAIGGLITNDANNSISKVAGLGDIPVLGALFRSTSFQRNESELIIVVTAYIVHPSDHAPALPTDYVRPTSALESLLLNRTALGQAPATDPLRAPHLQGAGGFLYQ; translated from the coding sequence ATGCAGTTTCAGTCAGTCCCGCGTGCCGTTTCCAACAAAAAAAAATGGCTTGTCGTCACGGTATGCTGTGGCGTCGCCACGGTCGTTTCTTCTCCTGTGAACGCGCAATCCGCAGGCAGTGCGGTCATGGGCGTGGACGATGCGCATGTGGGGCGTGGAACCAATCTTAGCGTCGGAGGGGGGAGGTTACTTCGTCTTCCACGTCCGGCAAGTAATGTCATGGTCGCCGATCCAAGCATCATGGACGTGCAATATACGGACCACGACAATCTGTTCATATTCGGCAAAAAGCCCGGCCATACGACTTTTATCGTTATAGACCAAAACGGTCGCACGATGATCTCGAGCGAGGTTACGGTCTCTTTCAATATGGACGCGATGCATAGCGCGATCGCAGCCGAAGGCGGGCAGGGGATCAGCGTGCAGGTTTCGCCGCAAGGCGTCGTCTTGTCCGGTAGTGTCCCGAATGCACGTGCCGCGGCCCATCTTGAGCAACTTGCGCAACAATATGCCGGTGGGAGCACGAAGGTTCTTAATCGTTTGACGATTGCCGAACCGGTTCAGGTCAATCTGCAAGTGCGTGTCGCGGAAGTCCAGCGGCAGGTTTCGCAGGATCTGGGATTTAACTGGTCCACGGTTTTCAGTAATATCGGCTCCTTTGCAATCGGCGCGGCAACGGGCGGCCTAAGCGGTGCGCCGACCGCCATCAGCGATGGCGTCAGCGCCTATAATGCGTTGTCTGGCAGCTACACCAGCCATCATGGCTCCGTTACCGGCACTCTGGATGCAATGGCTTCCGAAGGATTGGCGACGATGTTGGCCGAACCAAACCTGACGACCATGTCCGGCGAGTCTGCGAAATTTCTTTCGGGGGGGCAGTTCCCTGTTCCGGTTCCGCAAGGTTACGGCAATGTCGGCATTACATATAAAAATTACGGTGTGAGCGTTTCTTTCACGCCCACGGTCCTGGCTGACGGAACGATCAGCATGCACGTCGCTCCCGAGGTCAGTTCCGTTTCCACCCAACCCTCGGATGGCGCTTATTCGTTCCCCGGCGGCAGCGGCGGCGTCGTGCCTGCCATTCGTAGTAATCGCGCGGACACCACGATCCAGCTCGCATCAGGGCAAAGTTTTGCGATCGGCGGCCTCATCACCAACGACGCCAATAATTCGATATCGAAAGTCGCGGGCTTGGGCGACATTCCCGTTTTGGGGGCGCTATTTCGCTCGACTTCTTTCCAGCGCAACGAAAGCGAACTCATTATCGTGGTAACAGCTTATATCGTGCATCCGTCGGACCATGCGCCTGCGTTGCCGACCGATTACGTGCGCCCCACCTCCGCTTTGGAATCACTGTTGCTAAACCGCACGGCGCTCGGTCAAGCGCCCGCTACGGATCCCTTACGCGCACCCCACCTTCAAGGGGCAGGCGGTTTTCTCTACCAATGA
- a CDS encoding tetratricopeptide repeat protein, translated as MIKAHRLQLSRMPIFLLTMLPLAISGCVNTMPRQAADAARQQRVAQDPGAMMRIGDSARAHGDWSTAATFYGHAFNLRPKNPDYVASYAEALVQTGRTDDAIDAIHRTQSEASTGDQLRLTLLLARVLTTAQRPQDAIAILRPMIATHPNVAALHIALGIAYDSSEDFSGAQESYRQALQLDPNSLAARNNLALSQALAGQPAIAQAGLIQLRTEAVEHGAPATDLATIDGNLAIVYAMEGNLNAARHAGRAATQTEQQFQQNMRFYSLLGAPAPAGTASGAPVSVVAPD; from the coding sequence GTGATAAAAGCCCATCGTCTCCAACTGTCGCGCATGCCTATTTTTCTGCTTACGATGCTTCCTTTGGCCATCTCAGGGTGCGTCAACACCATGCCGCGCCAAGCGGCCGATGCGGCGCGTCAACAGCGCGTGGCGCAGGATCCGGGAGCCATGATGCGTATCGGTGATTCGGCACGCGCGCATGGAGATTGGTCGACTGCCGCCACCTTCTATGGCCACGCTTTCAATCTGCGCCCTAAAAATCCAGATTATGTCGCTTCCTATGCTGAAGCGCTTGTACAAACCGGCCGCACCGACGATGCAATCGACGCCATTCATCGGACGCAGTCGGAGGCCAGCACAGGCGATCAGCTCCGTCTGACGCTTCTACTGGCACGTGTACTGACGACGGCGCAGCGACCTCAGGATGCGATCGCGATATTGCGCCCGATGATTGCAACGCATCCTAATGTTGCAGCCCTCCATATCGCTCTCGGCATTGCCTATGATTCATCGGAAGATTTCAGCGGCGCACAAGAATCTTACCGACAAGCGCTGCAATTGGACCCGAACAGCTTAGCAGCGCGGAATAATCTGGCTCTTTCGCAAGCACTCGCCGGTCAGCCTGCAATAGCACAAGCAGGGCTGATCCAGCTCCGTACCGAGGCGGTTGAACACGGGGCACCCGCCACCGACCTTGCGACGATCGACGGTAATCTCGCCATTGTCTACGCCATGGAAGGCAATCTGAACGCCGCCCGCCATGCAGGTCGCGCCGCTACGCAGACCGAACAGCAATTCCAGCAGAATATGCGTTTTTATTCGTTGCTCGGCGCGCCTGCACCTGCAGGGACGGCCTCCGGCGCACCTGTTTCCGTTGTTGCTCCCGATTGA
- a CDS encoding Tll0287-like domain-containing protein, whose amino-acid sequence MHSPHMAKLYSVLAHKMNFRGLGLIWSTMGLRVRVYSIFSAVFLLGFVIIVLSSMRAVEGGETNARLEAMQSLMTAMMATGHDAPQNAETSSLSRPFGPIGETDYAASHQFAQFSPYYRGYNYRVIANNPMNSQDRPTEHEQELFSQIQAQLGNSEEAKTLEPIFAGKNIELVAPIRMRHACLGCHGDPHAAPSALLQVFGSQNGFGWLQGQIVGMRIVTVPSPLGWVGFGQIKHKIFWPALFWTLSFVGLVAVLEWMVIRPLLRVVTALEAASLGDVEALTLPIEKNGEFGVIAISLDRIKRSLSYAIRLLSDEKD is encoded by the coding sequence GTGCATTCACCACACATGGCGAAGTTGTATAGCGTTCTCGCTCATAAAATGAATTTTCGTGGGTTGGGTTTGATATGGTCCACCATGGGCCTGCGTGTCCGTGTATACTCGATATTTTCGGCCGTCTTTCTTTTGGGCTTCGTTATCATCGTCCTATCTTCGATGCGTGCCGTTGAAGGGGGCGAGACGAACGCTCGCCTCGAAGCGATGCAATCGCTTATGACGGCGATGATGGCGACAGGGCATGACGCCCCTCAAAATGCCGAGACATCTTCACTATCGCGCCCGTTCGGTCCGATAGGAGAGACAGATTACGCTGCGTCTCATCAGTTCGCACAATTTTCGCCATACTATCGAGGCTACAATTATCGGGTTATCGCGAACAATCCGATGAACAGTCAGGATCGCCCGACGGAGCATGAGCAAGAACTTTTTTCTCAAATACAAGCGCAATTAGGGAATTCGGAAGAGGCGAAGACGCTTGAGCCGATTTTTGCCGGGAAAAATATTGAACTCGTCGCCCCGATCCGAATGCGACATGCTTGCTTAGGTTGTCATGGTGATCCGCATGCAGCTCCGAGCGCTTTGCTTCAGGTTTTCGGCAGTCAGAATGGGTTCGGTTGGTTGCAAGGGCAGATCGTTGGAATGCGCATTGTCACTGTTCCATCGCCATTAGGGTGGGTAGGCTTTGGCCAGATAAAGCATAAGATTTTTTGGCCGGCTCTTTTTTGGACATTGAGTTTTGTAGGCTTGGTAGCTGTTCTTGAGTGGATGGTCATAAGGCCACTTCTACGTGTGGTTACAGCTCTGGAAGCTGCCAGTCTTGGCGATGTGGAGGCATTGACATTGCCAATTGAAAAAAATGGTGAGTTTGGCGTAATCGCTATTAGCCTTGATAGAATCAAACGTAGTCTTTCCTATGCCATACGTTTGCTTTCGGATGAGAAAGACTGA
- a CDS encoding efflux RND transporter periplasmic adaptor subunit, with the protein MGDHVSKGQVLAEIDSPEIDQQLLQAKADLMAAEANNKIAQTLAHRTRALLPFSAVSQQSSDQATSDANARASTVASNQANVQRLEQLVSFEEIRAPYDGIVTARNTDIGHLINSGSNNGPELFQIADISWLRIYVQVPQSYAASITPKVVAELHFPEYPGRAFVAHLVNTAHALQPENRTLLVQLRIDNQKGELFPGGYTEVHFKIPPVNPGVSIPASALLFRAEGLQVATLTPDRHVKLHDITQGRDFGTDVEILKGLEPNEPVILNPPAALVDGQKVRVSSQTSQKRS; encoded by the coding sequence ATTGGGGATCACGTCAGCAAGGGGCAAGTATTGGCAGAGATCGACTCCCCGGAAATCGACCAGCAGTTACTTCAAGCAAAAGCCGACCTTATGGCGGCGGAAGCCAACAACAAAATCGCTCAGACGCTGGCGCATCGCACGCGCGCGCTTCTACCGTTTAGCGCTGTATCGCAGCAATCTAGCGATCAAGCCACAAGTGACGCCAATGCACGTGCATCGACCGTTGCATCCAATCAAGCGAATGTTCAACGGTTGGAGCAACTGGTCAGCTTCGAAGAAATTCGCGCCCCTTACGACGGTATCGTCACTGCACGTAATACGGATATCGGGCATCTTATCAATTCCGGCAGCAATAACGGGCCAGAATTATTCCAGATCGCGGATATAAGTTGGCTGCGTATCTATGTGCAGGTCCCACAAAGTTACGCCGCTTCCATCACGCCAAAAGTAGTGGCAGAGTTACATTTCCCGGAATATCCCGGCCGCGCTTTTGTGGCACATTTGGTCAACACAGCGCATGCTCTACAGCCTGAAAACAGAACTCTCCTCGTACAATTGCGCATCGACAATCAGAAAGGCGAATTATTTCCGGGCGGCTACACTGAAGTGCACTTCAAAATTCCGCCCGTCAATCCTGGCGTAAGTATTCCAGCAAGTGCCCTTTTGTTTCGTGCGGAAGGATTACAAGTTGCAACATTAACGCCGGATCGCCACGTAAAATTGCATGATATTACGCAAGGCAGAGATTTCGGCACCGACGTGGAAATATTGAAAGGCCTGGAGCCGAATGAGCCTGTCATTCTCAATCCGCCTGCCGCACTTGTCGATGGTCAGAAAGTCCGCGTTTCCAGTCAAACTTCCCAGAAACGATCATAA